Genomic DNA from Gimesia aquarii:
ACCTAGTTTGACATTTTGTCCTTTGGAAAGCTGTTCAATCCGTTGATGTCGAGGAATGTGAAATCGTTCCAGATAATCGTCGGCTAATTCCTGATGCCAGGCAGGATAAAATGGAGTAAGAAAATGACAAAGTTCAATAGGTGTCATCCAACCATACATAGTTTGATCTTCAGCGAGATAACCGACGCGGCGACGTAATTCAATCGCATCTCGGGTCGGGTCACAGCCATCGATTTCCATTGATCCACCATCTGGTTTCAATAAACCAAGCAGCATACGAATCATTGTTGTTTTCCCAGCCCCGTTTCTGCCCAGCAGTGCCAAAGTTTCACCACGAGGAATTTCCAACGAAACATTTTCAAGCACAACATTTTTACCAAACGTTTTGTGAAGTTGCTGAATTTTAATGGCTGTCTCTAACATGAACGACTCCCGATGAATGATTAAGCTGTATTGGATTCTGTTTTGATCTTTTGCCGGGTAATAGCTTCTGCTTTGAGCTCTCGTTTTGCATCAGAAATCGATGTTGTCAACAATTTTCGTAGTTCAGTCGCCGTAAGACCCAATAAAACTCCACGATGGACGACTGCAGAAAACTCTAGTTGAAATTGTGTACGTTGTTCAGCGAGTTGCTGGGCATTTTCTGTCAGAGCAGATTGTGGCAAGACAAACGTGCCTTCACCGTGTCGCATCTCGACCAGTCCTTCCGCGGACAGTCGCTCGTAGACACGTACGATCGTATTCACATTGACGGCCAGTCTTTGTGCCAGCTTTCGTACGGACGGCAGACAATCCCCTGGCTTCAATGTTCCTGAAAGACAATGAGCCTGAATTTGCTCTCTAATCTGCCGGGAAATCGGCGTTGAGGAACCTCGTTCAATTCGAATGTGCATAATAAACCCTCTCAAAGAGTACACAGTACTATAACAGTATATTTTGGAGAGTCAATACCTTTTCCTACAAGTAACACTTTGTCTTTCGATGGTGTGCAATTTTTTGAATTCCCTTTTACCTTGAAGAATCAAAACGAAATCAGCATAGTTAACATAAACCAACATTGATACATTCTCAGAAAGCTAATCATTCTTCCTTTACTTTGGCTGGGAGTGATTCGCAAACTTGAGTCAGAAAAGCAGGAGGTAATGCATGTCTCTCATAAATCGGCGAACCTGGCTCAAACAGGCTTCCATGACATCGCTGCCCTTGTTGATGACGAGCGTCATAAATGCGGCCGAAACCTCTGGGCGCAAAAAATTACCGGTTGCAGCTATCGTTACGGAATATACTCCCAACTCTCACGCCGATGTGCTTGTTGGAAAAATCTTGGAAGGTTTCAAACAACAAGGAGGTCCGGGCCCTGATTTGTATCTGGCATCACTCTATACCGATCAGGTCCCTGAACGGGATTTGAGCCGTGCGCTGTCCCTCAAATATCAATTCCCTATCGCTCCGACCATTGAAGAAGCAATCACACTTGGATCAAACCAGATACAAGTGGCTGGTGTATTGAGTATTGGTGAACATGGAACTTATCCCAATACTCCCGATACGAATCAGAAGATGTATCCGCGAAAACGATTCTTTGATGAAATCACAGCCACATTTAAAAAATACAACAAAGCGGTCCCTGTTTTTAATGACAAGCATCTTGGTTATCGGTGGGAAGACGCCAAAGAAATGGTTGACACTTCTCGGCAAATGGGATTTCCCTTGATGGCCGGCTCGTCATTGCCTCTCACCTGGCGAAGACCGGCATTGACGCTACCTGAGAACTGTGAGATTGAATCCGTACTCTCTATTGGCCGCGGGCACTTCGAAGCGCATGGTTTTCATACTCTGGAAGCCCAACAATGTTTAATCGAACATAGAAAGGGACCAACAGGAGTGACTGCAGTACAAGCAGTTCGCGGCAGACAAATCTGGGAATCAGAACAACAAGGCCAGTGGAGCAGGTCAATGTTACAAGCAGCTTTGGATGCAATTCCAAATGTTGCAAAAGGTAACTGGGAGGAGATTCTGAAAGATGACAGTGCATTCTTTCATATCGATCATCAAGATGGCTTGAAAAGTACAGCAGCAATCGTCAACAGACTGGGGCGCCATTATGCCGTTGCTCTGAAATTGCGTGGACGAAAGAAACCGATGGCAACTTGGTTCAAACTGGAATTGAACCCGCCGTTCGGGCACTTCGCCTACTTGCTCAAAGCAATCGAACATATGATTCATACTGGCCAGCCTGCGTATCCGGTGGAAAGAACGTTACTGACAACGGGAATTCTGGATGCAGCCATGCATAGCCTGGCCGCCAATGGTAAGCGATTGGAAACACCACAACTGGTTATCGATTATAAACCTGGCAATTGGCCTTTTGCGAACCAGCAAATGAAGCATTAAATTTCAAACATAAGATCGTTACGTCTACAATTTTTTCGCCCCCTTATCTCTTGAAATGAGAGATTCTTTACTTCAGCACCTCACACAGACGTTTGGCCAATATGCGAGCGTAATCTGCAGTCAAACAAAGCGGATTGATCGTCAGCAGCCCTTCATGCAATCGTGCATGGCCTACATAAACGGGCGGTGATCCCTGACGCAGTTTTTGGCATACTTCGAAAGCCGTTCCCACGGCTGATTCATCAATTTGAATTTCCAATTGAGGCCACCGCTCGCTACTTTCCGGCAGTATCAAATAACAGGTCGCGTTGACATTTGCCAATTCCAATTCTTCTCCGATCATCTCCAGCCAAGATCGGAATTCCAAATTTTGTGCGTCATACGCCCCCGAGGCAAAGAGATCTAAGGCAGTCAAAACCGCAACAATTTCCTCTTTAGAAACCTTGAGTGCCCTGCCAATTCCGTGTCGTGGCAATCCCTGAAAAAGCGTGGTATCGATAAAATCAGCCGGAGGCTGCCAAAGCTGGCTATGGTCATCCATATCGAGCATCTGCAGTGCAGCCGAAGAAATCAACTCGCGTGTCCCACACAATAACCCGGTCGACTGTGGACCTCGAATCGCCTTGCCTCCACTAAACGATACCAGATCAGCTCCGGTAGCGGCTATTGCTTTGAGATTAGAGCGGGGAGGCACTTCACCCGCGGCATCGACCAATACGGGAATGCCATGCTGATGCCCCACTTCGACAACGTCTTTTAAGGCAGGCTGCGAATCTTCCGCATGTACATACACAATCCCTGCTGCATTCTCTGTGATCGCAGCTGCATATTCCCATTGCTCTGTACGTCGTACTCCCGCATTTGAAACATTCTCGTTGAACCCCACTTCAACCAATCTGGCTCCAGAAGCCCGAACGGCATGGTCATACCCACTTCTCTGCTCTCGTGCAATGATAAATTCATGTGGAAAGTGTTCACAGTGAGGAAGTTGCTCCATCCGCTTTAAGTCATGACCAGTTAGTATCGCGGCTGCCCCCAGAGTCAGTGCGCCAGCCGATCCAGAGGTAACCAGACCTGCTTGAGTTCCTGTATGCTCAGCAATTTTTCGCGAGGCCGCAGCCTGGAGCTGTTCCAGAGAAACCCACTCACTCGCTGCCTCACGAAACGAGTCCAACACTTCAGATGACATGGGTGCGCCGCCTAATCGTGTCACACTCCCACATGCATTAATGATCGGCTCGACTCCCAATTTTCTATAAATATTCATCCTAAACTTTCTTTCTGGGAAAACTCACTGGTGCATGAAAATGAACTATATTTCTTGACGCTGCCAATTTAATAAAAGCGGCTTCGACAGAATGAAAACAAGTCTCGATTCCTTGATGTGTCAACAATCAAACTGAAAAACTACTAGTCATTTAGATTACCGCCATTAATCAACATTTGATAGTTAAAAACATGATACTCTATCTCAGAAAAGACCTTTAAAATCGTTGTGATTACAATAGAAATTTCATGTACATCGCCACGATCGAAATGTCTTTCTACAATCAACATGTCTGAATTTTAAGGGCTCATAATAACACTCAATTGCAACTCTATCGAACAATTTCATCTTATTATATAATAGAGTATTGACTCGCTACGACAGCCGTTACAATGAACCTAACTCCATCTCTTGTTTCAAGGCAGATATGAAGTCAGAATATGGCCTAAAGGGCAATAGTAATGAGCCAATCAAATCAGCATAAGACGCAAGTGATGATCGTGGATGATCACCCCATCGTCAGAGAAGGCTATTCGCGCCTGATTGAACGACAGGATGATTTAGAAGTTTGCGCTGAAGCAGACAGTAAAGTTGATGCGATCAAACAAATCATAAACAATCCGCCTGATCTCATCATCGTGGATATTTCTCTGAAAGATGGCAGCGGCCTGGAATTGATCAAGGATATTAAATCCCAATTCAAGCAGATCAAAATGCTAACCGTTTCAATGCATGATGAAACTCTGTTTGCTGAGCGATCCATCCGCGCAGGCGCCTTGGGATATATCAACAAACAACAGGCTCCGGAGCAATTGATTAAAGCGATTTACCGAGTTCTGGAAGGGAAAGTCTTTTTGAGTTCCAATGTCACAGAACGTATGATTTGCCGTTCTATCGGATCAGATAACTACACAGACCAATCACCTATCGAAAGTCTCTCAGACCGAGAACTGGAGGTCTTCGAACAAATTGGGGAAGGAGAAACAACACGTCAAATTGCTCACAAACTGAATCTGAGCCCCAAGACGGTTGAAACCTACCGAGAAAATATCAAACACAAGCTGAGCCTGGAAAATGCGACTGCATTGACCAGACATGCCATCCAATGGGTTCTGGAAAAAAACTGAATACAATTCCCTCCCCCGCTCGAAATCATTAAAAACTTGAGCCTCCCTTGTCATAACCCGAATCATTATTGCATCGGTTCAGAATCATATTGCCACTAGGAAAATCCCCCATAGCGACCTGAGAATTTTACCTGAGAATTTTCACGCGATCGACCTGATAGTAGTCTACTCTTTCCTTGAAGTAAAATAGCTCTCATGAAATCGGTATTCTGTTTTTCTAAAGAGGCACAAAAATTAACTAATGCCAGGCAGCTTGCCATGATTATGTGAGGTTGAGCCGATGGTGACTATCAGCCGGAGCGAATTACAAGGGCTCCTGAAGTCGTGTCCCAATTTAAAACTCATCGAAGTATTACCTGAAACCTCTTATAAAGAGTTTCACTTACGAGGAGCCATCAATATTCCGCTGGATGATCATTTTGAAGGGAAGATTCTGAAAGTAATTCCCGACAAAAAACAAACCATCATTGTTTACAGTTTGAACTTTGAATGTAAAAGTTCAGAACAGGCAATCCAGCGTCTTCGGAAAGCGGGTTACAAGAACATTTATGATTATGAACCAGGAAAAATTGATTGGAAGGCAGCACAACTCCCCATCGAAATGGGCCTTCAACAATCGAATGCGTTAAAGAAGCAACAAGGCTTTCTCTCTTTTGTTGAATAAGTGGCTTTATTCACTGCATGCTTTCAGAGTTCAACTCATTGAAAGTATGCTGGCACACACCCAATGCAACGGGTGAAGACGAAACCTGGTGCGTGCCAGCATCCGACTTGTTCAACTAATAAACCTTCTGTTTAACTATCATTAAAAATGTCCTACATATCCGTCTTCTACGACCAGATTATTAATGACAGACCTGACCTCATTTATTGAAAGAACTTGAGTCTGGGCAACCTGCTTTAAGAAATAGGTAGGGACTTGTCCTTCGAGGCGCACGACGTTTTGTTCTACCGCAACTCTAATATGAGACAAGGCATCATACCCCGTTGATCGTAGAACCCGCTTGATCCGTGCGATGAGTTGATGTTCCGGATTGGGGGCTAGTACGATTCGTGCTTCTTTTTGCAGCTCCACGATGCTCTCCTTAGTCGTTCATTTTGTAGATCACTAGAGGTAAAAAGGTGTACCACAGATGAACCTCTGTGGCACACCATCTTTATCAAAGCGACTTCCAGGTATGCTTTAAAATTTGGGTTTCACAGTAATTTTGTGTGGCTTGCTCAAATTAGATTTGGGTAATGTAATTGTTAAGACACCATTGTCGCATTGCGCCTCCACCTGATCACTGTCCACTTCACAAGGAAGCGTCATTGATCGAGAAAAACTGCCACTCGAACGTTCGATTCGATGATAGGTTCTCCCCTTTTCTTCTTTCTCTTCTTTTCGTTCCCCTGTGATCAACAGCGTGTTTCCAGTGACTTCGACTTCAATTTCCTCAGCTTGAATGCCGGGAACATCCATTCGCACTTCGATTTCATTGTCAGTTTCAGACATATCGAGCACCGCATCAAAAGCTTGTGTTAGCCCTCCCTCACCAGAAAAACGGCTTAACAAATTATCCATCTCATTACGCAGTGCCCAGAAAGGTGCACGACTCCCAAATGGACCAGATCTAATGATGGATTGCTCTGGTCCTGAAACTGTCCCCTTAACGGCTTGTGTAACTGCCATTGATATTTCCCTCCTTATTTAGAACAATCAAGATACAAAAGGCTGCTCCCATAATGTACAGAGATCCTTATTCCTCTTGTGCATTCAAAGCCAACTCAGACTGTCATTTTTTCAAACATGAAAGAATTTTCTGCTCAACTCAATTGCATCGTAGCAAACCAAAACAAGTTTTAAATCGGAGTTTCTGCCAAAAACTGATGCAGGATTGTCCTCACATTAACCTCGGGAAACTCCCGATAAGAAAAGAAACTTGCCCCCTTATATCACCGGTGAAAAAGGACACACTTAGGCTAAAAAGCACCAACTAAAAAGTAACCTGATCCAGCTTCTCATCCAAATCAGAGTAATCCTGATCTTCTAGTGTCTGCTTTAAAGGGATCTCACTTCGCCGGATCGGAATATGAGCAGGACAGTCAATTCCCAGTTTCACTTTTCCTCCCCGAATCTTGACTACAGTTAAAACAATATTGTCAGCGATCCGAATCTGTTCATTGATTTTTCGAGCTAAAACGAGCATGAGATTCTTTCCGTGATGAGGAGGTTCGCGACATTTGATTTTGACAACAAAAACGTGCTAAATATGCCAGACGTTCTAATGTGTTCCGTTCAAAATGGCTGACCCGGTGCCAGCTACCCAGATCCAAAAAATCCAGATTGGCAGCCCAAATCACTCGCACTAATTCATCGCGAGACATCTGATGGATTTGTCTGTTAGACAAATTAGCGATGAGGGCTTGATCTAACGCCTCGTCCTGCTCTGCCCATAACACTTTGTTTTGAAATCGGGCATGATACTGTGTATTTTCTAAAGCAAGCCCGCTTCCTGTGGTTTTCATCATCTTGTGTTCCTGGAATGAGAGTTTGCATGGGGTCTAACCCACTGCTTATTAACATCCCTGCCATTGAATGGTCACAAGAATCGCTCACGCTGAAATTTAATTCAACGTATCTATGCGTGATCCACATTTCATCATGAAAATTTTTGCCAGTATATGTTAAAATCATGTTAAATTTTCACAACTAGCATTTTTCTACCTGAACGATACTGAGCATCACGATATCGAAGCAGTTGAATTTCGAAAATCGGAAATTCGACCAAACTTGAATAGGGAAATTCCCTAGGTATCAAATACGAAATCAAGTATCTCTCCGGCATTTACTTACTCAAAAGCGTTGGTTATGTTGCGGAGTGCTTTGAGATCCAGAACTATTTTTTGGAAACCACATCCAGAAACGAGACCAGTGTCATGTACGAAACACGAAGCTTACCAGTGTTACTAGTGGAAGCAGATCCGGAATCGCGTTCACAAATTACACAAATTCTCGCAGGTGATCATTACCGGGTTGACACTGCTGAAACGATCGCTCAAATGCTGGATCGTGATAACTGGTCCGATTATTTTTTGATCATTCTTGAACAAGAACTTCCAGACGGGAGAACTGACGAACTCCTCCCCAAGCTACAGAAGTTAGCTCCCAATGCAGAGTTGATGATTATCACTGCACAATCCAGAATTGAGAATGTCGTCATCGCTTTTCGAAATGAAATTGCTGACTATTTCGTGAAACCCATTGATCCGGATTTGTTTCGTTCCTCATTAAAACGGATTCTAGAAAAGCAGAGCGTCTCCAGTGAATTACGACAAATACAGGCACAACTCAAGGCGATTGTGGAAACGGCTATTGAAGGGGTCGTCACCATTGACCACAACGGGTTAATCACTTCTTTTAATCCGGCAGCTGAAAAAATGTTTGGATACTCAGCAAATGAAATGATTAACAAAAATGTCAGTTTACTGACCCCTTCACCGACTCGAGAGCATCATGATGAGTATATCGCACGTTATCTGGAGACCGGGGAATCAGATATCGTTGGGATGAGACGTGAATTGAAAGCCTGCCATCGAGATGGAACGATCTTCCCCATTGAACTCTCAGTCACCGACCTACCTCAATTCGGCATCTTTGCAGGAATTATTTCTGATATCAGTGAACGCAAACAGGCAGAACAGAAACAGGAAAAATTGACGAAAGCGATTGCAATGGCTGGACAACAGGAACGTCGTCAACTGGCAAATATTCTGCACGATCACCTGCAACAATTACTGGTCGGGGTACGAATTCATTTAGATATTGCAAAGAAAGATGCTTCTGTCGAGGCAGTAAAGCAGACTCTGGTTCGTGCAGATGAATTACTGAGTCAAGGCATTGAAGTCACTCGCTCGTTAACGGCTGAGTTAAACCCGGTCATTCTACACGAGGAAGGTCTGGTAACAGCGCTCGAATGGCTATCCCAAAATATGAAAGATCGTTATAACTTAGATGTCAAGTTGGATCTTGACCGTCAGGCGAATTCTTCTAATGAGCTGATAAATATCATTTTATATGAATGCATCCGCGAATTGTTGTTTAATGTGGTAAAGCATTCTCAAACGAATCAGGCATTTGTTCGAATGAGTCTCCTCTCGGAACAGAAAATTGAAATTGTCGTTTCGGATGAAGGAATTGGCTTTGATCCCAAACAGCTCGACCAGCAGATCTCAGAAGCCAGTGGGATTGGTCTCAGTAACATCGAGTTTCGCTTATCACTGATCAAAGGTAAGTTTTGGCTGGAGTCTGCTAATGGTAATGGAACAGTTGCACGGATTATTGCCCCATTTGAATTAAGAGATGCCAAAATACAGAATGAAACACCATGGGCTAAATAAGCCCCTGCTGTGTATCTCTCAATTTTTCTGAATTTGCAACATACTGAACAATCGCACCATAGTTTACGGGCCAGTTTCGTCTATCATTAGTTAAGTGATTCATCTGACTGAAACTTGCATGAACATTTTCAGAAATTTGTAGATTCTCAATCTGCAAACAACTAATAATCATTCATTAACTATTACCAATAAATCTTAAGATAAGCAGGCTTTATGAACCGCCCTACTAATCTAGCTGAACTCCGTGAAAGCGGCTGGCAAAGCAAAACTGTGAAACGTGAGATCTATGATAATCTAATGCACGCTTTACAAGACAGCGATGAATTATTTCCCGGAATTATTGGTTATGACAGTACCGTCATTCCTGATATTGTCATGGCTCTGCTCTCTGAGCATGATATGCTGTTCCTGGGTGAGAAAGGACAAGCCAAAAGTCGCATCATGCGATTGCTGGTTCGCTTTCTAGATCCGGAGATTCCCTATCTTGATGTTCCGGACTCTCCCGTCCACGATGATCCTTACCAGCCCATCACCAGCATTGGGCGGACATTTTTGGAAAATACCCCAGACCATGAAGTCCCCATTGGCTGGTGGTCTCGTGAAGATCGATATGCAGAACGTCTGGCCCCTGGAACCAAGTTTGCCGATGTGATCGGTGAAATCGACCCAGCCAAACTGGCACATGGCGAAAGTATGTCTGCTGAAAGTGCGCTACACTTTGGACTGATCCCTCGCATGCATCGCGGCATTTTTGCCATGAACGAACTGCCTGAACTGGATGAACTCGTGCAAGTCGGACTGTTCAATATTCTGGAAGAACGCGATGTACAGATTCGCGGTTATCCCATTCGCTTCGATCTGGACATGCTGATTCTGTTTTCGTCCAATCCGTCGACCTTCAATCGTAGTGGAAAAGTGATCCCACAATTGAAAGACCGCATCGGTTCGGTCATACACACTCATTATCCACATGAGCGCAGTCTGGGCATTGAAATCATGGAACAGGAAGCAGCCGTTGATCTTGAAGGTGATGTACCTGTTGTCGTTCCCTACTTTATGCGTGAAATTATTGAACAGATTACAGTCGCTGCGCGAAGCTCCAAATATGTTGATCACGATTCTGGAGTCAGTGCTCGTTTCAGTATCGCCAACTATCGCACAATGGTGGCTTCCGCGCGCAGACGCGGTGCGGTCCTCAATGAAAAACCAGCGGTACCCCGCATCAGTGATTTGGGGCATCTCTATTCTTCGTCTCTGGGAAAACTGGAACTCGACATGATGGGTGCCAACCAGATGTCCGAACGTCAGGTACTTGACTCCATCATTGCACAAGCAATTCAGGATGTCTTTCAGGAATATATTGTCGAACATGGACTGGCTGAAATTAGCGAAATCTTTTCTCAGGGAATTAAAGTTGAAGTCGGAGACATGTTACCCTCTTCACAATACGCGGACCGCCTGAAACGAGTCCCCCCCATCTGGGACAAAGCATTCGAAGTCAATGCATCAGGCGATGAAGCAATTCGCGCCGCTTGCATTGAATTTGTATTAGCCGGCTTGTACGCCAACAGCAAAATTTCACGCTCGCAGGATCATGGTCGAATCGTGTACGAAACCTGATCTCTCCTCTAATCCAAATAATCTTCTCTTAAGAGAGATCGAGACTCGATTATGACTGATAAACGACTCACAGGTGGGATCATTCACACCTACCAGAAATACGACCCCAAACGATTCCCTGATCCGACAGAGCCTCCCCCCGATCTAGTCTCGCCCGCCTTAAATCACATGATGTATTATGGTTCGATGCGGGAACTGACAGAAGAGGAACTTGCACGAGCGATTCACCTCGACCCCAGTCAGATTGCCGGTCTGGGGCCCAGTCTGGATGCGCTGATGGCAATGCTGGAAGAACGGAAACGGCATATACTGGAAACTTATGAAACAGATGGTGTACGAAAAAAAGCGCGTCGACGTTATCACGGCTATGCAAAACAAATCAAACCTCCGCGACGTCTCAAAGAGTTTTTTCACCAGGCAGTACGAGAAGAACAAATTTATGATCTAGAACGCATCTGGTATAAAGCCGATGATGACCATAGTCCCTTTGCTCAAGGTCTGGTTCAGTTGGTAGATCGCCTGGGAGACAAATATGAAATTGACGAACTGGCAGCTAAGTATCATTTTACTGGGCGGACTTCCCTGTCGATTCCTGAGGCACTGGAGATTAAAGCGGAACTCGAAAAAATAGACGAACTATTAAAACAACTGGAAGAAGCGCGTGAAACAGCGCAAATTGCCATCATTGATATGGAGGCACTTTCGGAATTCACACAACCCGGTGACCTCGAAACGCTGTCACAGATACAAAAACAAGTTCGAGACCTGTTACGTGAAATGGCCGATCAGCAAGGTCTGGAATTTTCCAAAGGTCAA
This window encodes:
- a CDS encoding Hsp20/alpha crystallin family protein translates to MAVTQAVKGTVSGPEQSIIRSGPFGSRAPFWALRNEMDNLLSRFSGEGGLTQAFDAVLDMSETDNEIEVRMDVPGIQAEEIEVEVTGNTLLITGERKEEKEEKGRTYHRIERSSGSFSRSMTLPCEVDSDQVEAQCDNGVLTITLPKSNLSKPHKITVKPKF
- a CDS encoding magnesium chelatase — translated: MNRPTNLAELRESGWQSKTVKREIYDNLMHALQDSDELFPGIIGYDSTVIPDIVMALLSEHDMLFLGEKGQAKSRIMRLLVRFLDPEIPYLDVPDSPVHDDPYQPITSIGRTFLENTPDHEVPIGWWSREDRYAERLAPGTKFADVIGEIDPAKLAHGESMSAESALHFGLIPRMHRGIFAMNELPELDELVQVGLFNILEERDVQIRGYPIRFDLDMLILFSSNPSTFNRSGKVIPQLKDRIGSVIHTHYPHERSLGIEIMEQEAAVDLEGDVPVVVPYFMREIIEQITVAARSSKYVDHDSGVSARFSIANYRTMVASARRRGAVLNEKPAVPRISDLGHLYSSSLGKLELDMMGANQMSERQVLDSIIAQAIQDVFQEYIVEHGLAEISEIFSQGIKVEVGDMLPSSQYADRLKRVPPIWDKAFEVNASGDEAIRAACIEFVLAGLYANSKISRSQDHGRIVYET
- a CDS encoding response regulator transcription factor, encoding MSQSNQHKTQVMIVDDHPIVREGYSRLIERQDDLEVCAEADSKVDAIKQIINNPPDLIIVDISLKDGSGLELIKDIKSQFKQIKMLTVSMHDETLFAERSIRAGALGYINKQQAPEQLIKAIYRVLEGKVFLSSNVTERMICRSIGSDNYTDQSPIESLSDRELEVFEQIGEGETTRQIAHKLNLSPKTVETYRENIKHKLSLENATALTRHAIQWVLEKN
- a CDS encoding GntR family transcriptional regulator produces the protein MHIRIERGSSTPISRQIREQIQAHCLSGTLKPGDCLPSVRKLAQRLAVNVNTIVRVYERLSAEGLVEMRHGEGTFVLPQSALTENAQQLAEQRTQFQLEFSAVVHRGVLLGLTATELRKLLTTSISDAKRELKAEAITRQKIKTESNTA
- a CDS encoding BON domain-containing protein produces the protein MELQKEARIVLAPNPEHQLIARIKRVLRSTGYDALSHIRVAVEQNVVRLEGQVPTYFLKQVAQTQVLSINEVRSVINNLVVEDGYVGHF
- a CDS encoding PAS domain S-box protein; protein product: MYETRSLPVLLVEADPESRSQITQILAGDHYRVDTAETIAQMLDRDNWSDYFLIILEQELPDGRTDELLPKLQKLAPNAELMIITAQSRIENVVIAFRNEIADYFVKPIDPDLFRSSLKRILEKQSVSSELRQIQAQLKAIVETAIEGVVTIDHNGLITSFNPAAEKMFGYSANEMINKNVSLLTPSPTREHHDEYIARYLETGESDIVGMRRELKACHRDGTIFPIELSVTDLPQFGIFAGIISDISERKQAEQKQEKLTKAIAMAGQQERRQLANILHDHLQQLLVGVRIHLDIAKKDASVEAVKQTLVRADELLSQGIEVTRSLTAELNPVILHEEGLVTALEWLSQNMKDRYNLDVKLDLDRQANSSNELINIILYECIRELLFNVVKHSQTNQAFVRMSLLSEQKIEIVVSDEGIGFDPKQLDQQISEASGIGLSNIEFRLSLIKGKFWLESANGNGTVARIIAPFELRDAKIQNETPWAK
- a CDS encoding carbon storage regulator, with protein sequence MLVLARKINEQIRIADNIVLTVVKIRGGKVKLGIDCPAHIPIRRSEIPLKQTLEDQDYSDLDEKLDQVTF
- a CDS encoding aminotransferase class V-fold PLP-dependent enzyme; translated protein: MNIYRKLGVEPIINACGSVTRLGGAPMSSEVLDSFREAASEWVSLEQLQAAASRKIAEHTGTQAGLVTSGSAGALTLGAAAILTGHDLKRMEQLPHCEHFPHEFIIAREQRSGYDHAVRASGARLVEVGFNENVSNAGVRRTEQWEYAAAITENAAGIVYVHAEDSQPALKDVVEVGHQHGIPVLVDAAGEVPPRSNLKAIAATGADLVSFSGGKAIRGPQSTGLLCGTRELISSAALQMLDMDDHSQLWQPPADFIDTTLFQGLPRHGIGRALKVSKEEIVAVLTALDLFASGAYDAQNLEFRSWLEMIGEELELANVNATCYLILPESSERWPQLEIQIDESAVGTAFEVCQKLRQGSPPVYVGHARLHEGLLTINPLCLTADYARILAKRLCEVLK
- a CDS encoding rhodanese-like domain-containing protein, which codes for MVTISRSELQGLLKSCPNLKLIEVLPETSYKEFHLRGAINIPLDDHFEGKILKVIPDKKQTIIVYSLNFECKSSEQAIQRLRKAGYKNIYDYEPGKIDWKAAQLPIEMGLQQSNALKKQQGFLSFVE